The SAR324 cluster bacterium genome includes a window with the following:
- a CDS encoding cold-shock protein translates to MMQGTVKWFNSQKGYGFIQQDAGGEDLFVHHTALNGGQIKDGDKVSYDVGQGKKGPCAENVKRS, encoded by the coding sequence ATTATGCAAGGCACAGTAAAATGGTTTAATTCACAAAAAGGTTATGGCTTTATTCAACAAGATGCTGGCGGTGAGGATTTGTTTGTCCACCATACAGCGCTCAATGGCGGGCAGATTAAAGATGGTGATAAAGTCAGCTATGACGTAGGACAAGGAAAGAAAGGACCCTGTGCCGAAAATGTAAAGAGAAGTTGA
- the dapF gene encoding diaminopimelate epimerase: protein MSFQFIKCHGSGNDFIMLEESQLPEAWGPQEIAQFARLVSDRQGHLGSDGVLIVAPSTRFDGKMVMYNSDGSRSEMCGNGMRCVARFLFEKTGRDQLMVESGLGVVPCRRQADIFQGVYTVSVIINPVNLQAETVPVHYPVPQILNHPMPEMDQNATFTALSIPNPHLISIQSEIDRERLLQWGETVKERQDIFPRGINVSMVKVLGKNRIFVMTNERGCGITQACGTAMSSSAYVSCLQGLCDYASPVEVQSEGGITFCQVENPESDQVLLTGNATYVYQGLIEMESLEKGLWHVAQKTMIPREQQQYEAMVRQFRKAS from the coding sequence ATGTCTTTTCAATTCATCAAATGTCATGGTTCAGGCAACGATTTCATCATGTTGGAAGAATCTCAACTGCCAGAAGCCTGGGGCCCTCAGGAAATCGCTCAATTCGCTCGTCTTGTTTCTGATCGTCAGGGACACCTCGGGAGCGATGGTGTGTTGATCGTTGCGCCTTCAACCCGGTTTGATGGAAAAATGGTCATGTATAATTCGGATGGTTCCCGATCAGAAATGTGCGGAAACGGTATGCGTTGTGTGGCTCGCTTTCTCTTTGAAAAAACTGGCAGAGATCAACTGATGGTGGAAAGCGGCCTGGGGGTTGTGCCATGCCGCAGGCAAGCTGACATTTTTCAGGGCGTTTATACGGTTTCAGTCATTATCAACCCTGTCAATCTACAAGCGGAGACTGTCCCTGTCCATTATCCAGTACCACAAATTTTGAACCACCCCATGCCCGAAATGGATCAGAACGCCACCTTCACAGCACTCAGCATTCCTAATCCACACCTGATCTCCATTCAGTCTGAAATTGATCGGGAACGTTTGCTTCAATGGGGTGAGACGGTCAAGGAACGGCAGGATATTTTCCCCAGGGGAATCAATGTGAGCATGGTAAAAGTCCTTGGGAAAAACCGGATTTTTGTCATGACCAATGAACGGGGATGTGGCATCACCCAGGCATGCGGAACGGCCATGTCTTCAAGTGCTTATGTAAGTTGTCTGCAAGGACTGTGTGACTATGCCAGTCCGGTTGAAGTTCAAAGTGAGGGGGGAATTACATTTTGTCAGGTGGAAAATCCTGAATCAGATCAGGTTTTATTGACAGGAAATGCGACCTATGTGTATCAAGGCCTGATTGAAATGGAATCTCTGGAAAAAGGACTCTGGCATGTGGCACAAAAAACCATGATCCCCCGGGAACAACAGCAGTATGAGGCGATGGTCAGACAATTCCGAAAGGCCTCATGA
- a CDS encoding metallophosphoesterase: MKLKLIHLSDLHCHDYPLQWHEWTMKRFLASGNLVLQRARKFPVARFQKLVSLVRTMDFDHLLITGDLTSLGLEREFEQARTLLESLLNVPEKVTIIPGNHDRYIGKNTDTDLFQKYFGEFFTVNTIRAIPLNDQWHLVGWDSTHPNDILTAAGTVRRSTILATEQYINRHSAASRYIIMNHYPVWFPDDHHVHDRHELYNLEPVRQWLLKQPQVRLYLHGHVHRNWFHRVARETEPLIVVNSASSTAIPEPFHSSFHEIMIEDNQVQIHPVTFSCG; the protein is encoded by the coding sequence ATGAAATTAAAACTCATCCATTTGTCCGATCTGCATTGCCATGATTATCCCCTTCAATGGCATGAATGGACCATGAAACGGTTTCTGGCTTCCGGAAATCTTGTTTTGCAGAGAGCTCGCAAATTTCCTGTAGCCCGATTTCAGAAACTCGTCTCACTGGTCCGCACCATGGATTTTGATCATCTGTTGATTACCGGTGATTTGACTTCGCTTGGACTTGAAAGAGAATTTGAACAGGCACGCACTCTTCTGGAGTCCTTACTCAATGTTCCTGAAAAAGTCACGATCATTCCTGGAAATCATGATCGCTATATCGGAAAGAATACGGACACGGATCTGTTTCAGAAATATTTCGGAGAGTTTTTCACAGTCAATACCATCCGCGCCATCCCGCTGAATGACCAGTGGCATCTTGTCGGTTGGGACAGCACACACCCCAATGACATCCTGACAGCAGCGGGAACGGTTCGCAGGTCAACAATTCTAGCAACAGAACAATACATAAACCGGCATTCTGCTGCTTCCAGATATATTATCATGAATCATTATCCTGTGTGGTTTCCAGACGACCATCATGTTCATGACCGTCATGAGCTATACAATCTGGAACCTGTACGCCAGTGGCTGTTGAAGCAACCACAGGTTCGACTCTATCTTCATGGTCATGTTCACAGAAACTGGTTTCATCGTGTGGCGCGTGAAACAGAACCGCTGATAGTGGTCAATTCCGCTTCATCCACTGCGATACCGGAACCGTTTCATTCCTCTTTTCATGAAATTATGATCGAAGATAACCAGGTTCAGATCCATCCTGTCACATTTTCCTGTGGGTGA
- a CDS encoding putative Na+/H+ antiporter, producing MKKYFKFILLLAGIIVLGSVLYASGTAQDAAGSVFPKPLESYHDPDTGVMDILASRISAEPFNLVGSLIFLCAILHTFVASKITAYAHHLAHEHKHRLKKQGMSNDDAQKHVHFGAEILHFFGEVEAIFGIWVIMLGFAITAFHDWNTVVHYVGRTVNYTEPMFVVVIMTLASTRPIMKFAESSLLKLAQIGGSKVSAWWITILIVAPILGSFITEPGAMTIGSLLLAKQFYSHKPSPKLAYATIGLLFVNVSVGGTLTHFAAPPVLMVAGPWGWDMAFMFEHFGWKAAVGIIISTIVYYYLFIKEFKNLEAAAVKARQNEKKAHDDADVPAWVIAVHILFMVWTVVNNHYPALFIGGFLFFLGFAKATMPHQNQVDLKPALLVGFFLAGLVTHGGVQAWWIAPVLGSLSEVPLMLGATFLTAFNDNAAITYLSTLVPNFSDAMKYAVVAGAVTGGGLTVIANAPNPAGQAILGKFFENGVSPAKLAIAAMFPTIVVGLCFMLIR from the coding sequence ATGAAAAAATACTTCAAATTCATACTGTTGCTGGCTGGAATCATTGTTTTAGGCAGTGTGCTCTATGCTTCAGGGACGGCTCAAGACGCCGCAGGCTCCGTATTTCCCAAACCGCTGGAAAGCTATCATGATCCGGATACCGGGGTGATGGACATCCTGGCGTCCCGAATATCCGCGGAACCCTTCAATCTGGTCGGCAGTCTGATTTTTTTATGTGCTATTCTGCATACCTTTGTTGCCAGCAAAATCACAGCTTATGCGCATCATCTTGCCCATGAACACAAACACCGCCTGAAAAAACAGGGAATGAGCAATGACGACGCACAGAAACATGTTCATTTTGGCGCTGAAATTCTTCATTTTTTTGGCGAAGTTGAGGCCATTTTCGGAATATGGGTGATTATGCTGGGATTTGCGATCACTGCGTTTCATGACTGGAATACCGTAGTGCATTACGTTGGCCGCACCGTGAATTATACGGAACCGATGTTTGTGGTGGTGATCATGACACTCGCCTCCACCCGTCCCATTATGAAATTTGCGGAAAGTAGCTTGCTCAAACTGGCACAGATCGGTGGCAGTAAAGTCTCAGCATGGTGGATCACCATTCTGATTGTCGCGCCAATTCTGGGTTCATTCATCACCGAACCGGGTGCCATGACGATTGGTTCATTGCTTCTCGCAAAACAGTTCTATTCCCATAAACCCTCACCCAAACTGGCCTATGCGACAATCGGACTATTATTTGTCAATGTCTCCGTCGGCGGAACCCTGACCCATTTTGCCGCGCCTCCGGTGTTGATGGTGGCAGGTCCCTGGGGTTGGGATATGGCATTCATGTTCGAACATTTCGGTTGGAAAGCCGCTGTGGGCATTATTATTTCCACAATTGTTTATTATTATTTATTCATCAAGGAATTCAAGAATCTTGAAGCGGCGGCCGTCAAAGCCCGACAAAACGAAAAGAAAGCTCATGATGATGCCGATGTTCCCGCCTGGGTTATCGCAGTGCATATCCTGTTCATGGTATGGACTGTAGTGAACAATCACTATCCCGCGCTGTTTATTGGTGGCTTTTTGTTTTTCCTCGGATTTGCCAAAGCCACGATGCCGCATCAAAATCAGGTGGATCTAAAACCCGCGTTGCTGGTGGGCTTTTTCCTGGCAGGACTCGTCACTCATGGCGGCGTTCAGGCATGGTGGATCGCTCCAGTGCTGGGAAGTCTGTCTGAAGTACCGTTGATGCTGGGGGCGACATTCCTGACTGCGTTCAATGACAATGCGGCCATCACCTACCTCAGCACTCTGGTTCCAAATTTCAGCGATGCCATGAAATACGCGGTTGTGGCAGGAGCGGTAACGGGAGGTGGTTTGACGGTAATCGCGAATGCGCCAAATCCCGCGGGACAAGCCATTCTTGGCAAATTTTTTGAAAACGGAGTTTCTCCGGCAAAACTCGCCATAGCCGCTATGTTCCCCACCATTGTGGTTGGTTTGTGTTTTATGTTGATCAGATAA
- a CDS encoding protein phosphatase CheZ produces MAGIIQNDTLEQLIPLLKNVDQGLVSLERDRRNTPLLEALILNFHTMSELSQPLSMTSELSLSISEMLKKVLENQDTISSAGFEILFNVMPLLQEQLEWCQAHDSEVRNSQWEPLSQALQRITSPQPEAIPAAVHHVTAETPATASPEMMSVLLAHNNKILEMIREVEEVTYAGDLDAIREHVNECIHFCESLALAEISTIESSHGESITSILEELKVMVRQWGIVQGKDIELVVGEHYHVTNKKQLSVLRKALFQCSEYLIESSLETPSNRRKKEPKGHIYIDITEENDNLLIGITDDGRGLRTDFLKNRALERGVTSNTELKQMEEYEIWYFLFREAMFSREDAEVGANLPKLKIQIEELGGTIGLESVPGEMSSFLLVLPQKTNLMGEMSGFNTKGLPEDVSRNLENLQDSVDDLQFIIHGGAMNSDGVTSLEKHLSSVFSTIKHLVEKINQGGSSKGLDLKEIAMVDLFGEVGNITREMHDKLKDFGTMMDSQFQNLTMERIPDAAHRLEHIIEMTETSANTTLDLAEKLTLDSNETSEDMDALKKLLGQKTVDVEACLKIVESVKAREVKVNDSLLDVMTAQDYQDRTGQVIRKIIELVNDMEQRLVSLITKFGTILGVNPDESASSRHETATNKQVNISNMIEEITPENVEMYGPQHSKGKGMTDQDDVDSLLAQFGF; encoded by the coding sequence ATGGCGGGGATAATTCAGAATGACACTTTGGAACAACTGATTCCATTGCTGAAAAATGTGGATCAAGGTCTTGTTTCCTTGGAACGGGACCGGAGAAACACCCCTCTTCTGGAAGCGTTGATACTGAATTTTCACACTATGTCAGAACTGTCCCAACCCCTTTCCATGACCTCCGAACTCTCCCTGTCGATCTCGGAAATGCTGAAAAAAGTTCTTGAAAATCAGGATACCATTTCTTCAGCAGGCTTTGAAATTCTGTTCAACGTCATGCCTCTCCTGCAGGAACAACTGGAATGGTGTCAAGCCCATGATTCCGAGGTTAGAAACTCACAATGGGAACCACTAAGTCAGGCTCTTCAGCGTATCACTTCGCCTCAACCTGAAGCAATTCCCGCGGCCGTACACCACGTCACTGCGGAAACACCTGCGACCGCTTCTCCTGAAATGATGAGTGTCCTGCTGGCGCATAACAATAAAATATTGGAAATGATCCGGGAAGTGGAAGAGGTCACCTATGCGGGCGATCTGGACGCGATTCGCGAGCATGTCAATGAATGTATTCATTTTTGTGAATCGCTGGCGTTGGCTGAAATCTCAACGATTGAAAGCAGTCATGGCGAAAGCATCACATCGATCCTTGAAGAACTGAAAGTCATGGTTCGTCAGTGGGGCATTGTTCAGGGAAAAGATATTGAATTGGTTGTAGGAGAGCATTATCATGTTACTAATAAAAAACAGCTTTCTGTCCTGAGAAAAGCCTTGTTTCAATGTTCTGAATACCTGATCGAGAGCAGCCTGGAAACACCAAGCAATCGCCGCAAAAAAGAACCCAAAGGGCACATCTACATCGACATTACGGAAGAAAATGACAATTTACTGATCGGGATCACTGATGATGGCCGTGGCTTGCGAACAGATTTCCTGAAAAACAGGGCTCTGGAACGGGGTGTCACCAGCAACACCGAACTCAAGCAGATGGAAGAATATGAAATCTGGTATTTTCTGTTTCGTGAAGCCATGTTTTCACGTGAAGATGCCGAGGTTGGCGCCAATCTGCCCAAACTCAAAATACAGATTGAAGAACTTGGCGGCACCATTGGCTTGGAGTCTGTACCTGGAGAAATGTCCTCATTTCTGTTGGTTCTGCCTCAAAAAACAAACCTGATGGGAGAAATGTCAGGCTTCAACACCAAGGGCTTGCCGGAAGATGTTTCAAGAAATCTGGAAAACCTTCAGGATTCGGTGGATGATTTACAGTTCATTATCCATGGCGGGGCGATGAACTCCGATGGTGTGACGTCTTTGGAAAAACACCTGAGTTCGGTGTTTTCAACCATCAAACACCTCGTGGAAAAAATAAATCAGGGAGGCAGTTCCAAAGGTCTGGACCTCAAGGAAATTGCGATGGTGGATCTGTTTGGTGAGGTTGGAAACATTACCCGGGAGATGCATGACAAACTGAAAGATTTTGGAACCATGATGGATTCCCAGTTTCAAAATCTGACCATGGAGCGTATTCCTGATGCGGCTCACCGATTGGAGCACATCATTGAAATGACAGAAACCTCGGCCAATACCACACTCGATCTGGCAGAGAAGCTCACACTCGATTCGAATGAAACCTCCGAAGACATGGATGCCCTCAAAAAACTTCTGGGACAGAAAACCGTGGATGTCGAGGCTTGTCTCAAAATTGTTGAATCGGTCAAAGCCCGGGAAGTGAAAGTCAATGACAGTTTGCTGGATGTTATGACAGCACAGGATTATCAGGACCGGACCGGACAGGTCATTCGAAAGATCATTGAACTGGTCAATGACATGGAACAGAGACTGGTTTCCTTGATCACAAAATTTGGCACAATTCTGGGCGTAAATCCTGACGAATCGGCTTCCTCCAGGCATGAAACAGCCACGAATAAACAGGTGAACATTTCAAACATGATCGAGGAAATTACTCCGGAAAATGTGGAAATGTATGGTCCTCAACATTCGAAAGGAAAAGGGATGACGGATCAGGATGATGTTGATTCCCTGCTGGCACAGTTTGGTTTCTGA
- a CDS encoding B12-binding domain-containing radical SAM protein translates to MAFKLLLFQPPVEDFYDTDIRLQPIGLGYLKASVKRYLPEIEVTIRDFHHGHGRTTIPIPKTLSYLKPYYSFADKTPFSTFYHYYHFGLSFEKIAETILAEKPDMVGISSLFSPYYREVLKCVEALKQVMDVPILLGGSHVSARPDLMLKHPGVDFVIQGEGELALVEFLKAWLTGSSYQNIPGLGFKKDGEMVLNPPVIPDLPEDFPFPDFSDFQPRNYLYEGQPLSFILTSRGCPHQCTFCSVHTTFGYRYRKRSVASIMRELRWRYAEGYRVFDFEDDNLTLNQREMKLLCEQILTEFPAGSIRLLAMNGISFLSLNPELLSLMHRAGFTNLNLSLVSADALTRQQTRRPHSLEKYLEIANHSASLGFQMVSYQILGLPGESLDSMINTVLVNVGLPVLLGASMFYLTPDSPIAEGWPDLSEDDIFKARLTAMAIETDLFNRDEIYTLFITIRMINFLKGLRFGSGTMTMAALLDWAERQDERTKNGAKMLKIFFESGQLNGVSGNGIVPVQRFQPTLFYRIWNQITTIVTQTNEIIQRSVDQIT, encoded by the coding sequence ATGGCGTTCAAACTTCTGCTGTTTCAGCCTCCGGTTGAGGATTTCTATGACACGGATATTCGTCTTCAACCCATTGGTCTGGGATACCTCAAAGCCTCGGTCAAAAGATACCTCCCTGAAATTGAGGTCACGATCCGGGATTTCCATCATGGCCATGGACGCACCACCATTCCCATTCCCAAAACACTTTCTTACCTGAAACCCTATTATTCCTTTGCCGATAAAACCCCGTTTTCCACATTTTATCATTACTACCATTTTGGCCTGTCCTTTGAAAAAATCGCTGAAACCATTCTGGCTGAAAAACCGGATATGGTCGGCATTTCATCCCTGTTCTCACCCTATTACCGTGAAGTATTGAAATGCGTTGAAGCTCTCAAACAGGTCATGGATGTCCCAATCCTGCTTGGTGGTTCCCATGTGTCGGCCAGGCCTGACCTGATGCTGAAACATCCCGGTGTGGATTTTGTGATTCAGGGAGAAGGTGAATTGGCACTCGTTGAATTTCTCAAAGCCTGGTTGACTGGTTCCAGTTATCAGAACATCCCGGGTCTCGGATTTAAAAAAGACGGTGAAATGGTTCTCAATCCGCCTGTCATTCCTGATCTGCCTGAGGATTTCCCCTTTCCTGATTTTTCCGATTTTCAACCCCGGAACTATCTGTATGAAGGACAACCGCTGAGTTTTATTCTCACCTCCAGAGGGTGTCCCCACCAATGCACCTTCTGCTCGGTTCATACCACTTTTGGTTATCGCTATCGTAAACGCTCTGTGGCTTCGATCATGCGTGAACTACGGTGGCGGTATGCTGAAGGATATCGGGTCTTTGATTTTGAAGATGACAATCTGACCCTGAATCAGCGTGAAATGAAGCTATTGTGTGAACAGATCCTTACAGAATTTCCAGCGGGCAGCATCCGGCTTCTGGCCATGAACGGCATCTCTTTTCTCAGTCTGAATCCGGAATTGTTGTCCTTGATGCACCGGGCCGGATTCACCAATCTCAACCTGTCGCTGGTCAGTGCGGATGCGTTGACCCGGCAACAGACACGCCGTCCGCACTCCCTGGAAAAATATCTGGAAATCGCAAATCATTCAGCGTCGTTGGGATTTCAGATGGTGTCCTATCAGATTCTGGGATTACCTGGAGAATCGTTGGATTCAATGATCAACACCGTGCTGGTGAATGTCGGTCTGCCGGTATTGTTGGGAGCCTCCATGTTTTATCTCACCCCGGATTCACCGATTGCCGAAGGTTGGCCTGACCTGTCCGAAGATGATATTTTCAAAGCCAGACTCACGGCCATGGCAATTGAAACCGACCTGTTCAATCGGGATGAAATCTACACCCTGTTCATCACCATCCGGATGATCAATTTTCTGAAAGGACTGCGCTTTGGTTCCGGAACAATGACAATGGCCGCCTTACTGGATTGGGCGGAGAGGCAGGATGAACGTACAAAAAACGGAGCAAAAATGCTGAAAATATTTTTTGAATCCGGTCAACTGAATGGTGTCTCAGGCAATGGAATCGTCCCCGTTCAACGCTTTCAGCCCACCCTGTTTTATCGAATATGGAATCAGATCACCACCATTGTGACGCAAACGAATGAAATCATTCAACGGAGTGTGGACCAGATAACATGA